One window from the genome of Salvelinus fontinalis isolate EN_2023a chromosome 3, ASM2944872v1, whole genome shotgun sequence encodes:
- the LOC129838254 gene encoding beta-2-glycoprotein 1-like: MAPSLYLLLICLLALYTPVTSKKECDRPSLGDGMNPEALQRVYSPGDEVVLSCKRGYTPTSGSRTIICTASGQWTKSRLKCSTKSCSFPEALDHGDMEFLDIVYQSTINYTCHEGYILQGASTIECLYDGQWSDPPPKCTPVTCGLPPIPKYGKIVYDRKFTGNTTVFGFGGTYECLPPLVLVGNERGSCSTNGDWTEPPECKLVTCSAPTDLNNGYMTVSNKREHGFKETVRYGCDIDYVLDGPVEIECLKTGDWSMKPACRASCKVGIKRGRILYNGRTFWIKDFEPNKISHAEVLSVYCMNKEKKCGYAVSTQCIDGKLKIPECFEEPSDKFDDDSLPSEIAQC, encoded by the exons ATGGCCCCAAGTCTGTATTTGCTGCTGATCTGTCTGCTTGCCTTGTATACACCAGTGACATCCAAGAAAG AATGTGATCGCCCGTCCCTGGGTGACGGTATGAACCCGGAGGCACTCCAGAGGGTGTACTCCCCCGGAGACGAGGTGGTGCTGTCGTGTAAACGAGGATATACACCCACCTCAGGCTCTCGCACAATCATCTGCACTGCTAGCGGACAATGGACCAAGTCTAGACTCAAGTGCTCAA CAAAGAGTTGCTCTTTCCCAGAAGCATTAGACCACGGAGACATGGAGTTTCTGGACATTGTCTACCAGAGTACCATCAACTACACCTGCCATGAGGG GTATATCCTGCAAGGAGCCAGTACCATTGAGTGCTTGTATGACGGACAATGGAGTGATCCACCACCAAAGTGTACAC cgGTGACGTGCGGTCTTCCTCCAATACCTAAATATGGGAAAATAGTCTACGACAGAAAGTTCACAGGCAACACGACTGTGTTTGGTTTTGGGGGAACCTACGAGTGTCTCCCTCCACTTGTCCTCGTAGGCAATGAGAGGGGATCGTGCAGCACCAACGGAGACTGGACTGAGCCACCAGAATGTAAAT TGGTGACCTGTTCAGCTCCAACAGACCTCAACAACGGCTACATGACCGTTAGTAATAAGAGGGAGCACGGCTTCAAGGAGACTGTCAGATATGGATGTGATATAGACTATGTCCTGGATGGGCCTGTGGAGATCGAATGTCTCAAAACAGGGGATTGGTCAATGAAGCCAGCTTGCAGGG CTTCCTGCAAGGTAGGGATTAAAAGAGGACGCATTCTTTACAACGGAAGGACATTTTGGATAAAGGATTTCGAGCCCAATAAAATCTCACATGCGGAAGTCCTCTCGGTCTACTGTATGAACAAGGAAAAGAAGTGTGGCTATGCAGTGTCAACCCAGTGCATCGATGGAAAACTCAAGATCCCAGAATGCTTTGAAG AACCAAGTGATAAATTCGACGATGATTCCCTGCCATCTGAGATAGCCCAGTGCTGA